TCGACGAAACTTGGTTTGGACAGTGCGAGATCTCCTTCTTGGCTCAGGATGTTCTCCAGTTCCTTCCGAAGAACCAATGGATTAAGATATGGCACGGATATCACGTCCgcttgttgttgctgctgtttTGCTATCGCCGATTGGTTTGACCGGTGCTCTTCAGAGATAACGAAAACGTTCAAGAATGGAACCGTTACCTTGGTGCAGGCGTGACATGTAGTGTTCAAATTCGAATCTTCCGCCGACCAGCCTGCCATCACATCTTCATCATACAGTAGGACCGAACAATTGTGGCACTGAGAGCAGGATGTAATTTGCAGGACTATATCGGATTCGTTTGGTTCGGAAACCTAAgaaaaaattgaattgaaagtTTGTATTGAGAAATTCATCAACGTTACTAAAATCCTACCTCAGCCACCACTGTGTAGACATTGTCCGGCAGAGTGGGGTACGTGTTCAAACTATTGTTGGATGTGGCATTCTCTCCAAGAGGCACAAGATTATTGTAGCTGGATTTCCTAGACTCACTGAACCGGCCCCAGAGATCAAATTCGCTCGAAACCCTCCGCGATCGATTGCCGTTGACTCCGTCCTCATTTTGAAGGTCACTTTCTGAACCAAGTCCTTCCCTTTCCAACCCATTGCTACCGTTGATTGTACCGGATCCAGTCTTCACCGGCGTTGTGTTCGCCGATATGGCTTCCTTGATTTCGTCTAGCTTTTTCGCAACCGAAGTGGCTGCGTTCTTGATACTACTGAGACCACCCTGGAGGATCTCGTTCGACTTCTTACCCGTCAGACTGGGACTGGAATAGGGCGGATAATTTACGTTAGGCACGATAGGTGATTGTATTTGAAGGGCTTCAGGGCTACTACACTCAACAACATCGAACATCGAACGATCACGTTTTTGGAAGAATATCATTCTGGGACATGACGTGCACTTACCTGACGCTGGAAATGCTTTCTATCACGTTCGTTGACAGGGATTTGAAATCTTTTTTCATGGATAAACGTGCAGGTGAGTAACGGCTACCAAAATATAAACATGAGTTATGAGTACGGGAAATTATAATGCGTAATAAAAGGGAGAGCCTAAGTTAACGAGCCTATGATGTTGGGCGATCGAATCGAACTCGAATGTAAGTTTGGTTAATTGTAAAAACATTTCTCGGTAAACTTGTTTGCAGTATGCCTTTTGCGACTTTTTGTTCCACATTAgcgaataagaaaaaaatatataggtagtggaagaaaataaaaaaaaaaaatggtaaaaattatttcaaaaaattaataaaatagaaAAACAGATACTataaaaagataaaaattatgaaattaaaaagacataataaattaaataattgtgccAAAAGTGTTGGAATAattaagaaaaagaataaaattgtaaaataaacAAAAGTTGTTGTCCTTTCGTAGATAGAAAACCAATAATTGATCATCGACCGTAGACTAGTTTGCCAAGAAATGTTATACATCCGTCCTACTCACAATGATTCGAACACCTTTCGATATCCCCAAAATGAACAATTTAGGCATGCATCATTCCAAATACAACTCAACTTGCTAAACGACATCGAGAATGACAACGATCAACCACTTAGTATTCATGCATTTTCCCTTTATACTCACCCAAAGTTGAACTTCAAGGACGATCCGATACTGGCAAAGCTGGACGTTACCGAACTGGTCACGGGCATCGTCTCCGACCGCTGCATGCTCTTGTTCAGTTGTAACGAGTCGTCGAACGTGGCGGATCGCTGACCCTTAAATAGGATCGGTTGATCCGTATAGATGGTATTGTTGTGATGGATTCCATTCTGGCCACCAGTTCCGTTGGCACCCGTCAGAGAAAGCTTCTCTGTTGCGTTTCGCACTTCTAACATCTCGTCGTTTCCGTCGTCGTTTAACGCACCCAGTGGATCATCCTGAGTCACCAGCGTCCGAGGAGAAACCCTACATTTGGAAAGAAATTGATCAGTTCAAATGTCAGAAAAGCATCATCCCTAAAACTCACTTGGTTGGACTTCCTTTCCCGTTGTCTTTGTCGTCCACCAGCTCTTCCTGTGAACTGTTTTCCGTTTCATTCTGGAAATCCAACGCTCGTTTCACCTTAGTTACCGCACTGTCTCCGATCGTGCCATTGGGCGCCACTCCTCCGTTGGGAAACTGTTTCTGCAGCTTATCGATGAACTTGGAATCGCCGGCAAAACTGTCTGCCCGGGCCAGCATACGTGGACTCAAATCGCAGGATCTTGTAGGCTTGAAGGAGGATTGCTTTTCTTTCGGACTAATCTTCAACCCTGCTTCGCCGGTGATGAGCAATCCGGCACTAGATAATACGTCCGATGATTCCTGATGGGCGGCGGATTGTCGTACGATTGCTCCTAATCGTCCACGGAGCTTATCAAACGCTGCATAGTCGATAGCGGAGTTAGATTGATGCTCTGCCTGCGAGATTCCCGAATCCAGACTGGTTCTAGACGTTCCATCAACGGATTCCAGTGTACTGAGATTGTTCTCTTGCGAAACGGAGAGTCTTCGCCGAGCGGCGAACCTCTTACCCGCTCGCTTGAAATGGGCAGCGCCCATTACGATGTTTCTAAGACGATTCCAGCGCATTTGACTGGATAAAATGGAGTCTGAAGGCCACTGCGCTTCCAACACGCATCGATTGTAGAAGCCGTAGGTAAGCGCGTTCGGCTGAATTCCCGAGCGCTTCATTAGATAATGCAAACGAACGGCCAGAACAGGCAGGTTGTGCATTCCACACAGCTGCATCATAATTCGATAGCAGACCTCGTCACACTGAATTTTTAGTTTGCAAGCCTTTCCTAGCAGATCGTAGGCGGCTTTCAAGATGGCGTGTTCCCGGCCGGCATTCTCCGAGATCAAGCTGGGCAAGACCATGAAGTAGATCGAGTAGCAGGCCGCTAGTAGGTGTTTGGCCCATAGTTCGGGATTGCCCTGGTTCTTGCGTGCCAACTTCTGGGCCGTTTTAATCTCATGTTTCGTACGACGGGCCATCGGAGAGCCTGGCGCTAAGCTGTTGTGTTGCTGGAGCGCGTTGACCAATAAACTTCGTCGGGATTGTTTCAACAGGATAGGGTTCAGAACGAACGATCCGTAAATGAAGTCCTTCTCAGATAGTCCTGGCTGGCATTCCGGAGGCAGTATAACTTTGGTTCGCTCACTACCGTGACCAGCGTCCCACTCGATCAGTTTGATCTCTGTGGGAGTATCCTCGTAAGCGCTTACCTTCTCAGCGCACTCGTCAAAGAACGCTAAGTTGTGATCACCATCGGACACGAACGATCGTTCTTCGATGAACTTGATGAACATTTGTGTTTTCATGAGcatttgaaagaatttatgaTGGGCTTTGTCCCTCGATCGCAGGAACGCATTCATCTGGAACAGTGCATCCGGATCAGTGGCACGACTGGTGGGTGCCTTTGAAATTGGAACCAGGTATTCCTTGTAACCTTTTAGAATCGACGCCATGAACTGTAGGAACGCTTCTTGTATCCGTTGCTCGAGATTTTGTTCGCGTTTTTTCTTCTTGAAGTCCCGGTCCAAACTGTTGGACGATTCGTTCGAGCTGGTTTGGCTGAGATCGTCCAAGTTGCGAAGCGTTTGCTTCAAGATGCGAGCCGCTCGTTTGGGTAGTAGCTTTGTGTTGAGATGTTTCTGCGATTCGCACAAACCGATCGTGTTCGTGTCGAGATCGACGCAGGTCACATCGCTTGGCGGTTCGTACAGATCGAAGAATCTGGAGTCTACTCCGATGAGATAGGGCAGTGGAGCATGCAGAACCTCCGCCAGACCCAGTGGACATAATGGAATGTAGGGACACTGCCATTTGAAGGGGAAAAGGAAGGACGAGACAGCTTCGGCAACGGCTGTCAGTATGGCAGGTCGCAGCGAATGGATTAGAATCTTCTGTTCGGTCATGACCAAAAGCAGGACGTGAAGACAGTTTTCCGGACCTAGATTGGATAACAGTTGCCGGAATCCAGCTCCACTCCGGGGAAGAGGCGAGTCTTCCGGAAGTGTGAGCAGAATTCGATCGTTGTTAATGCTGGACAAATGCAACATAATGCTCGGGGAAGGAAACGGAACCTCATCGAGCAGATGGGTTATGTATCGCTCGATCGGAACCGGAAGAGGTTCATCAAATATGGAGATTTGCTGAAAGTATTCAGGTGACGTTAGTTTTCAAGTCAGACTGAATGTGATGATAGACTTACATGCAAAAACTGGAGCCATTTATCGAAAGTATCGCCAAAAGGCCACCTGGACAGAAGGCAGATAGATTTGTTCACGTGTAAAGAATAGGTTTTGTGTGAATCAGAACCCCATTCGAGCAGTTCTCGTTGCTGGTCATTTAGTAGTTGTTCACTAGAAAGAGATCATGGTGGGAAGCAGAATAGTTCATAAGTATTATTGGGCAAAATACAGATccctgaattttctttcaaatgcaAATGTTTTGATTTATGCATTTTgattccgcaaaaaaaaaacgatacgCAAGAAAATATAGATTTAAATGCTATTTGTACAGTAGTTC
The nucleotide sequence above comes from Armigeres subalbatus isolate Guangzhou_Male chromosome 3, GZ_Asu_2, whole genome shotgun sequence. Encoded proteins:
- the LOC134223734 gene encoding DENN domain-containing protein Crag isoform X1, whose product is MDERRVADYFVVAGMPENPKLLKENIFNDSSHLRSAVTIDPITDIGVFFPSLGEKIPADYEVLENTPTGLLADLNYGSVRTTACFLYYRRGKDKSPLVDIGVMYEGAERIMPDAEIVHYTPGDRLANVNNSSAKTFLTFRRAKNDMPCNELVVTDLCVVVPSKGEKPPHAFCMIHKTLNKGIMGSDVYLCYKKSMNRPKLISYQPEILHRYPTVDHNDFPLNLCPSVPLFCLPMGTTLEAWPHVPGGDGKLKRKPIQPIFSTFVLTVNDGTYKVYGSALTFYEDFDEQLLNDQQRELLEWGSDSHKTYSLHVNKSICLLSRWPFGDTFDKWLQFLHQISIFDEPLPVPIERYITHLLDEVPFPSPSIMLHLSSINNDRILLTLPEDSPLPRSGAGFRQLLSNLGPENCLHVLLLVMTEQKILIHSLRPAILTAVAEAVSSFLFPFKWQCPYIPLCPLGLAEVLHAPLPYLIGVDSRFFDLYEPPSDVTCVDLDTNTIGLCESQKHLNTKLLPKRAARILKQTLRNLDDLSQTSSNESSNSLDRDFKKKKREQNLEQRIQEAFLQFMASILKGYKEYLVPISKAPTSRATDPDALFQMNAFLRSRDKAHHKFFQMLMKTQMFIKFIEERSFVSDGDHNLAFFDECAEKVSAYEDTPTEIKLIEWDAGHGSERTKVILPPECQPGLSEKDFIYGSFVLNPILLKQSRRSLLVNALQQHNSLAPGSPMARRTKHEIKTAQKLARKNQGNPELWAKHLLAACYSIYFMVLPSLISENAGREHAILKAAYDLLGKACKLKIQCDEVCYRIMMQLCGMHNLPVLAVRLHYLMKRSGIQPNALTYGFYNRCVLEAQWPSDSILSSQMRWNRLRNIVMGAAHFKRAGKRFAARRRLSVSQENNLSTLESVDGTSRTSLDSGISQAEHQSNSAIDYAAFDKLRGRLGAIVRQSAAHQESSDVLSSAGLLITGEAGLKISPKEKQSSFKPTRSCDLSPRMLARADSFAGDSKFIDKLQKQFPNGGVAPNGTIGDSAVTKVKRALDFQNETENSSQEELVDDKDNGKGSPTKVSPRTLVTQDDPLGALNDDGNDEMLEVRNATEKLSLTGANGTGGQNGIHHNNTIYTDQPILFKGQRSATFDDSLQLNKSMQRSETMPVTSSVTSSFASIGSSLKFNFGRYSPARLSMKKDFKSLSTNVIESISSVSPSLTGKKSNEILQGGLSSIKNAATSVAKKLDEIKEAISANTTPVKTGSGTINGSNGLEREGLGSESDLQNEDGVNGNRSRRVSSEFDLWGRFSESRKSSYNNLVPLGENATSNNSLNTYPTLPDNVYTVVAEVSEPNESDIVLQITSCSQCHNCSVLLYDEDVMAGWSAEDSNLNTTCHACTKVTVPFLNVFVISEEHRSNQSAIAKQQQQQADVISVPYLNPLVLRKELENILSQEGDLALSKPSFVEEHPIIYWNLVWFMERIDVSTHLPNLSLPKQNEENLDPLSNLKTVSVHCLWDNPRLHSEAGPAMYMLWRQNQPASPLLKALLTDQTSINRAVMQQVIASIRCNDLLTPVKRLANERHKLKHRGVDRTHSIYRDILFLAFIAIGRSNIDLISFHREYGAVFDKLTEKECNTYYRSQDLPPSSAAIFCRAYFKPLMLP
- the LOC134223734 gene encoding DENN domain-containing protein Crag isoform X2 — encoded protein: MDERRVADYFVVAGMPENPKLLKENIFNDSSHLRSAVTIDPITDIGVFFPSLGEKIPADYEVLENTPTGLLADLNYGSVRTTACFLYYRRGKDKSPLVDIGVMYEGAERIMPDAEIVHYTPGDRLANVNNSSAKTFLTFRRAKNDMPCNELVVTDLCVVVPSKGEKPPHAFCMIHKTLNKGIMGSDVYLCYKKSMNRPKLISYQPEILHRYPTVDHNDFPLNLCPSVPLFCLPMGTTLEAWPHVPGGDGKLKRKPIQPIFSTFVLTVNDGTYKVYGSALTFYEDFDEQLLNDQQRELLEWGSDSHKTYSLHVNKSICLLSRWPFGDTFDKWLQFLHQISIFDEPLPVPIERYITHLLDEVPFPSPSIMLHLSSINNDRILLTLPEDSPLPRSGAGFRQLLSNLGPENCLHVLLLVMTEQKILIHSLRPAILTAVAEAVSSFLFPFKWQCPYIPLCPLGLAEVLHAPLPYLIGVDSRFFDLYEPPSDVTCVDLDTNTIGLCESQKHLNTKLLPKRAARILKQTLRNLDDLSQTSSNESSNSLDRDFKKKKREQNLEQRIQEAFLQFMASILKGYKEYLVPISKAPTSRATDPDALFQMNAFLRSRDKAHHKFFQMLMKTQMFIKFIEERSFVSDGDHNLAFFDECAEKVSAYEDTPTEIKLIEWDAGHGSERTKVILPPECQPGLSEKDFIYGSFVLNPILLKQSRRSLLVNALQQHNSLAPGSPMARRTKHEIKTAQKLARKNQGNPELWAKHLLAACYSIYFMVLPSLISENAGREHAILKAAYDLLGKACKLKIQCDEVCYRIMMQLCGMHNLPVLAVRLHYLMKRSGIQPNALTYGFYNRCVLEAQWPSDSILSSQMRWNRLRNIVMGAAHFKRAGKRFAARRRLSVSQENNLSTLESVDGTSRTSLDSGISQAEHQSNSAIDYAAFDKLRGRLGAIVRQSAAHQESSDVLSSAGLLITGEAGLKISPKEKQSSFKPTRSCDLSPRMLARADSFAGDSKFIDKLQKQFPNGGVAPNGTIGDSAVTKVKRALDFQNETENSSQEELVDDKDNGKGSPTKVSPRTLVTQDDPLGALNDDGNDEMLEVRNATEKLSLTGANGTGGQNGIHHNNTIYTDQPILFKGQRSATFDDSLQLNKSMQRSETMPVTSSVTSSFASIGSSLKFNFGPSLTGKKSNEILQGGLSSIKNAATSVAKKLDEIKEAISANTTPVKTGSGTINGSNGLEREGLGSESDLQNEDGVNGNRSRRVSSEFDLWGRFSESRKSSYNNLVPLGENATSNNSLNTYPTLPDNVYTVVAEVSEPNESDIVLQITSCSQCHNCSVLLYDEDVMAGWSAEDSNLNTTCHACTKVTVPFLNVFVISEEHRSNQSAIAKQQQQQADVISVPYLNPLVLRKELENILSQEGDLALSKPSFVEEHPIIYWNLVWFMERIDVSTHLPNLSLPKQNEENLDPLSNLKTVSVHCLWDNPRLHSEAGPAMYMLWRQNQPASPLLKALLTDQTSINRAVMQQVIASIRCNDLLTPVKRLANERHKLKHRGVDRTHSIYRDILFLAFIAIGRSNIDLISFHREYGAVFDKLTEKECNTYYRSQDLPPSSAAIFCRAYFKPLMLP